Part of the Candidatus Binatus sp. genome is shown below.
ACTCGCCACCGAAAACCGGGTCGAGCGATGCATGCGCGACGCACGGATGCTGACGATGCCGGACGGAACAACCCAGATTCAAAAGCTGATCATCGGCCGCGCGTTGACCGGGAGATCGGCGATTCGATAAAGGAGCAGATCATGGCGGGCGGAATACTCGATCTGAAGGGGCGCATCGGCCTCGTGACCGGCGCGGGACAGGGCGTCGGCAGGCAAATCGCACTGCACCTGGCGGCCAACGGCGCGGGCGGCGTGGTGGTGAATGACTATTACGAGGAACGCGCGAAGGCGGTCGCTGCGGAAGTGGAAAAGCTCGGATGCAAGGGGCTGGCCGCGAGCTTCGACGTGACCGATTTCGCGGGCGTGATGGGCGCGTTCGAGCAGGCGGTGCGCGCGCTGGGACGGGTCGATATCCTGGTCAACAACGCCGGGAATTACGGACCCGATCCGCGCAACATTTCGCGCAAGCCGTTCTGGGAGCAGTCGCCCAACGAATGGCAGGCTGCCCTCCAGACCAATCTCTTCGGCGTGCTCAACTGCACCCGCGCGGCGCTGCCGGGGATGATCGAGCGCGCTTACGGACGGATCGTCACCGTGATTTCCGACGCGGGCCGGGTCGGCGAGCCGAATCTGGAAATATATTCCGGCGCCAAGGCCGGGGCGGCGGGATTCATCCGCGCGATCGCCAAGGACGTGGGCCGCTATTCGGTGACCGCGAACTGCGTGGCTCTCGGCACCACGCGCACGCCGACGACCGCGCGCATGCTGGAGGTGGAAGAGTACACGAAAAAGGTGCTGCGCCATTACCCGATTCGGCGCCTGGGGGAGCCGGAAGACGCGGCCAACATGGTCCTGTTCCTCGCCTCCGATGCGTCGAGCTGGATGACGGGGCAGACGATTCCCGTAAACGGAGGCTACTCATTCGCGGTTTAGATAAATCGTGGACGCGCGCGATAATCGCGCTGGCGTCGGGGTTGATGCTGTGCCTGGTAATCGCGGCGGCACGCGCATTTTCGGATCGCCCGGCCGATCGCG
Proteins encoded:
- a CDS encoding SDR family NAD(P)-dependent oxidoreductase — protein: MAGGILDLKGRIGLVTGAGQGVGRQIALHLAANGAGGVVVNDYYEERAKAVAAEVEKLGCKGLAASFDVTDFAGVMGAFEQAVRALGRVDILVNNAGNYGPDPRNISRKPFWEQSPNEWQAALQTNLFGVLNCTRAALPGMIERAYGRIVTVISDAGRVGEPNLEIYSGAKAGAAGFIRAIAKDVGRYSVTANCVALGTTRTPTTARMLEVEEYTKKVLRHYPIRRLGEPEDAANMVLFLASDASSWMTGQTIPVNGGYSFAV